A stretch of DNA from Lotus japonicus ecotype B-129 chromosome 4, LjGifu_v1.2:
ACAATATAGAGTGTGATTTGTCACCTGTTGCTTAATTATAAGTTGctttaaaatgtttttatacatttttttattcaacAGTGATGCCAATCTAGCATTTTGCACTGTTTCCATATGTCAATCAACTATGCATATATGCCTTTAGGGGGAAGTAACATGATGCTCAAAACTATTTAACAATTTGAGGCATGCCATGATCTATTAAGATATCCATTTTCttttgtcttttgttttctatttgcATCACAGTTGTATTATACCAAATATGCCTTGACATTGTTCCTTTATATTTGACCTCTTCTCCGTGCTTATTGTTCATTAATTTAGATGTTATGCTTATCCACATGGAAATATATGCATATTATTTTCCTCCAGCCTGGGCTTAAACCCCATCACATTCACATATAAAGTTTGTAATTCCTTCTTTCCATCCATGATCACTCACtgtttcttccttttcttatctctctcttctgATCACATAATCTCCTCTTTTAATACAATTCTGTTTCTTCCATTGCTAAAGTAGTCAGTGAGGCCCTTCTCAAACTATGTTAATTTCCCCTTTCATGGCACTTTTATGGTTTGTATCTGTCTATAGTAGACTTTAATTTGGTCAGTATTCAAGAAGTTTATCACATTACAAACAAACTCTAATAGCACTTGGTCTATTTTTTGTATTGTTCTGGATAAAACTCATTGGTTCTGTGAAGTTTGGTTTTCCCAATAAAATTTGGCCTTAAGCTTCTTTGTTTTCCCTATGGTTGTAGTCACTTTCAACCTTTTCATTGAGTATTATAACAAGTATTTGGTTGAGACTTGAGCTAGAGGTTAGAGACTTAGAGTAGTGACATAAAAAAGAACTTCTTTCAGCTCAGATGGGGAAAATTGGTAGAATGTTGGACACTTTCTGTCTTTCTTCTTGTTCAAATCCCTGCTTCTGTGTAAATTCCATAGAATTTGAAGATGAATTTgagagcaagcctttgattgcaAATGGCAGTGATCATAAACTGAGACTGAAGGATGTTGTTGCTGGAAAGCAAACATTGGGTTTTCAATTGAAGCCCAAGGtgaggtttttcttctctttttcagCATTGATGTTTCTTTAGCAACACCACTCTTATATGCACTTTAGATCCTCTAATTTGTACTGTGTGATTTTACTCCTCAAATAAAATTTTGAGCACATTTATTCGCCAACTAGGGGGAGCAACAATGTAATCAAGCCTATAATTTATTAGACCACTTGTTGGGTGTAATCTGATATCATCTTGTTCCTCAAATATGCAGATTGTGATATTGAGGGTGTCAATGCATTGCCATGCCTGTGCAAGGAAAGTTGAGAAACATATCTCAAAGCTGGAAGGTGAGGATAATCCaacttctttttttcatttaaaaatgtagctgcatttttttcttctgtCAATTCAGGCCATAACAAACTAATTTAGCAGTATCTTTGGACCAACTTATTTTCATTATGATCAATTCTGGCACCTCGAAGCTACTAAGAAAAAGCTCTTCCTATAACTGATCTTGCTTTTAGAATTAATTATAGAAGATTACTTAAATAGAGCATGTGAGGTTTATATTATTTTCCTTAAACTTGCTCTATTTGTGCCTCTGTTGTGTTTACTTCTAAGTTTCAACAATTCATCTGAAGCTGAACCAAATTCGTTTGGTTATTGTTGAGACTATCCATCAAAGGagagaaaattatttttagtGCTCCTGAGTCCTGATAAATGCTAAGAAACAGTCAACATTATTATTGATTTCCCTCATTATCAGGAAGTACTTATGTGTTATATATAATGCTAGTATTTTGTTTGCTTTGAAACTATTTCTAATAACTGCTTCTTTCTACTTATCAACAGGAGTGAGCTCATACAAGGTAGATCTGGTTAATAAAACTGTAGTTGTTATTGGTGACATTCTCCCTATGGAAGTGTTGGAAAGTGTGTCTAAAGTGAAAAATGCACAGCTTTGGAATCCTACATCATGCTAAGGGGGAAAATTTCTGTGCAAACCACCACCAGCCTCAGCTGATTGGACCAAGACAAAAAAGTTGTCATAAAAGGAAGGAACTCAAATTTCACTATGCCATTTTGttgttattataaatatataataaatattaatatccTGTGCCATGTTCCAGCAATACTCTTCCATTGATGTTTCTGCTATGTGACTGCACATCTTTTAAATCAAGGTTGAGGTTATGATGAAAGACATCAGCATCATCTAGGTTTAAAATTATGCGATTACGTTGAATTGGAGATAAATGCAGATTTATTCGACCACCATACTACATTGAAGAGACTTAAAAACCATTGATGATGTGACTGTTATCAAAGTTACACACCTGACCAGAATGTAAAGCTATGTTAAACATTAACAgctatggctatgtttgtttttttgtttgcaCCCCTCAATGTGCTTTTGACCTGCACTGAACACTGTGCCATTATGTTTGAGTAGTTTGAACTCATTTTCATCCTAACTCAGTTTTGGTCCAAAACCCACTTTCACCCAACTTAACAAAACCATCACTTTTACTTTAGCTTTGAGCAGTTGAGGATAATTAATCTTCACAATGTCAACCTAAAAGTGTTTTCCATTAATATTATCTAAACATGATTCATGATATCAAACTGTTTCGAAATAAAAACATCTagacataaatcacattacaactAACTTACTTTGACTCAAACTTTGTTTTTCAAACCCACATTCACTTAAATTCTGTTTCACAaactgaaattcaaacacacactATAAAGTTGACCGCCATCAATTCGCTCTAGAGAAACTATAACAAATTGTCTTCTTCATTTGTTACATTCAATTTTGGAGCTTTCGGCTCAAACCTTGTTCCTAGATAACACATAGTGCTAATGGAAGTTCGTAGTCATGACCAAAATTGGAATATTATTGGTATACAGAGTTCTGTCTAAAGAAATAACAATGGTTCAAGTTTGACTTAAAGCTCTACTTGGTTGGTTGGAGATTTATACTTTAAGCCATGATAAGATCTATGTTTATTGCTCAAAGCTACTTAAGGGGATGTCAGAAGTTTAGAAGACCATGGCCACTTTGTTGGTTTGTAAGAAGATTTTAATGAACTATTTATGTGCCTGATCGAGTAGCATATAATATAATTACATGTTCGGATCAATCTGACCAATCACTAGGAGGATGTTTAATCTCTAGAACAAATGAATGTTGGTTGCTGAAtgaaaaggaaggaaaaaaTTTAGATGAGATCCACCATAAGTTTAATCCTCTTAAGTGGATAGAAAGGATAGAATAGAAAACACAAAATCTCCACAATACCCCCACAATACAAGAGTAttggttttgagtttttttttgcaATAGTTCAATTGattggttttattttcttttcattttggttacaaaagcttctctttacattcattttaattttgataATAATAGAAAACTTAGTTCATTTGAAATCTCCACGGAAAGAGGCgacacaaatttttttttttaactttctttattagtgacgaaataaatccgtcacaaaattaTAGTATATAATATTAAAGGAACTAGTGACGGAATTGGGAGAGAGAATTTCCGTCACAAACTATATTACATCGCTCCTTTTGCGACAAAAACATTCACTGAAAATTTCCGTGGCTAAGCAATTTTTTACTATTCACTAGGAATTTATGACGGACTAAACTTCGTCGCAAATTGTATTCTGTTGCTAAATACTTCGCGACGTTAATTTCTTTCTCCATATTCCGTCACTAGtttcttttatattatataCTTTGATTTTGCGACGGATTATTTTCCGTCACTAAAAATGAAGTATATTTTTGAAGaattgataaaaagaaaaaaaacttatcgCCACTGTCACCAGCGAtttcatgaaaaaaaatcatCCCTCTAAATGACGATTTATAATGATtgtataattaaaaaatcactactttggtaattttttctaaCAATACACTATACAAAAGTCAAAGAAATGCATATATTTCTCTTACATTAACATTGCATTTTCTCTTCCATCCTAATAtcatctactacttcttattcttccACTACTGTAGCTAAAAGACCTCCAATCACGGCTCGCCACGTGTCCACTGCTTTAacgcaatttttttttctcagctTCAGCCTTGCAAACGACGTCGTTCTGAACTCTTCATTGTTCCTCCCCTACCATGACGAACCCTAGATTGCTTTGGCCTGTCATCTCCCCCTTTCTACCAACTCTGAAGTACAAGTCACGCTCTTCTGATTTATTCATCTTTCTTCCAaagttttcttcatcttcacttCAATCCGAAACCCTAACTGTGATGCCGTGTTTTCGTTCAACTTTCCATCCCCTTTTCACCAACCCATCAATTGTGTCCTATCAGATTGATGTGATGATGGTTTGATTTTGGCCGCTGGTTGATGTTTGCCTCACAATTTCTTTGCCGCCGTTTATGGTCTTACCATTCACATCTCTACATCTCAAACCATCCCATGTTCATGCGTCATTCCTTCTCCTGCAAAACTGAAATTGTAGGTTTGAATGCATCAACAAAGGTTGACTCTCTAATCAAATGGTCAATGTCAATCCAAGGCTCCATTAATTATCTCCATTGTGTTGTATATATTTTGTACTACTCAATCCTCTTATCTGTAttgtagattttgtttttttgaaaatcaattttttttaaaatttatgtacTATGATTACCTCCATCTGCTAGATGTGTGGTTTTGTCACTGTAGTTTCAAATTTTGGCTATAAATACCCCATGTTGTGAACTCCTACTGATTTGTTTGATTTCTCTTTCAACCACACTTCACCTCCCCTTCCAGTTAGCTGGTCACTGACTcatgaaattaattccaaataGTTCATACTTGATAGTTCCAGATGATAATCTTCtatctattttttgttttctcctTTTATGTTTTCTGAATTACATACCTTGTGTTTTATGTAGGAGGTACTTAGAGGTGGTCAGGTTGCATCAGCCGTTAGCACTACTGATCATCATGCTGGAAATTTTGAAGCCAAATTTTATGATATGGTAAATTACCCCCCTCTAAATTTTGAATTCTGTAATGACTTGATTGTGTCCATATCTAGCTTCTTTAATTCATATttgttattttcatttgtttagATTCTTCAAGAAGAATTTAGGGATGTGAAAGGGCATTCTGGACTGATTAATGTTATGGCCTTTATTCAGTTGTTGTTCAATTTTCTTCTTTATGAGTGTTTGATGGTGAGTTTAATTAGCACTGAGATACTAAAATGTGGCCTAAATATTGTGTTTATTCATTTGTCACTGAATGTTGTAGTTGTACCTACTCATGGTTTGTTCCTATTACAGCAATAATAGCTCATGGATCTCTCACAAAACAAGGAGTAGAAGCAAGCATTGAGAAAAAGCATTGTAAGGGAACTTGCTGATGATTTGAGAGCTCATATAATATCTTCCTACATGAAAGTAAGAAGAAAACatcttttcattatttttcaattttctttttgtttatggttgTTATAAGATTGTGAAATAACTTTTCATGAGGAAACTAAATATTAAGCTTTGTAATTTGAAGATATATGCTTAAATTGATTTGTGTTTTTTCACTAAGTGATTGTGTATCATCTCTACACTACAGATCAAAAGGGGATTAAAGTGCAGCCAATTATCCATACAAATTGTTTAGTGCGTAATACTCAGGCAATTGGATATTGTATGGCATCCTTTCTTTCAAATTGGAGAACTtgcatttgaaatttaaaatgactTGATATAAACTATAGAATGTTATACCTTatgatcttttaatttttcctttttaattgtttttttggaTAAGAAAACTTTATATAAAAGGAAGTACAAGAGATAGAAAATAACAAACCAATACAGAAAACAGAATTGAGTTAAGGAAGAAAACCAGCTTGAGAGTAACAAAATCTACTCCTAGACCAAGCTAATCAGATACCCACAACCCATTTAAATCCAAATGCCCCTTTTCCCAGCCTTGGATCAGCAGTTACAGAAGCGTAAGAAACAGAGAAGGATGAATGTAACAGAATGCAAATTAAAAACTTGCTGGTTTTTCTGTgtcctttttatttttcaaatttcataACCCCGtcatttatattaattataaacaTAACTTTTCCAGATCATGGAAGAAAGACCTGCATTATCTGACCCTGTCAGTGATGGACATGTTTTAGTGCAGTTTTATGGAAATAATGGTATTCTCTATCTTTCTACATGGGAGTTTCTTGGATTTTCCTAACCCTGTACTGAATCACACTTTGTTGCTTTACACTTTACGGTGCTTGGATTGATCAAAGTCACATATATTTCAACCTTTGAGGATACGAGTTCAATCCTGGTCTTGCAGTCTGCTTTTGCAGCTATAAGTTCAGGGTGTCAAGAAGTCTGTAGTTTATATATACATTTTGATAGCATTTAATATCTGAGTAAAGCCATGCTAGAAGAGGGAGTAGATAGAATACCTCATCCTCAACCtaaaaggaagaaagaagaggGCAAAGAGAGGCTTATTTtgactaattttaattttgctaAGATGTTGCTCAGCAG
This window harbors:
- the LOC130715883 gene encoding protein SODIUM POTASSIUM ROOT DEFECTIVE 2-like, encoding MGKIGRMLDTFCLSSCSNPCFCVNSIEFEDEFESKPLIANGSDHKLRLKDVVAGKQTLGFQLKPKIVILRVSMHCHACARKVEKHISKLEGVSSYKVDLVNKTVVVIGDILPMEVLESVSKVKNAQLWNPTSC